In Synechocystis sp. PCC 6714, the following are encoded in one genomic region:
- a CDS encoding FAD-dependent oxidoreductase, with protein sequence MGTATKSLSQLTTDILVVGGGTGGTAAAIQAARRGVKTILVSEWPWLGGMLTSAGVSAPDGNELAAWQTGLWGQFLRALKAQQPGGLDHGWVSLFTFDPRLGAKIFADWVAELPNLTWIANQCPMEVVKNGDRLVGVRFPDYEIRAKLILDGTELGDLLALGDIDHRWGWDWQDKFDEPSCPAAPNEMTKEYPIQSPTWVFLLRKTINNQTNIIAEPTIDVSHNFTTTWQNHGEKEFLTYGQLPGEHYMVNWPIAGNDYGKNLDRLLGSEKEKQTYLREAYQYSYAYAHYLQQHHSESLELATGIFPQMDNLSTAFALHPYYRESRRLKGQQVITERDILPQGQVASLPIHSHKVTSIAVGNYANDHHYPGYEFPLSPKSLIWGGRWTGTPFTIPFQALLSPTVGGYLPCEKNISVSHMANGSTRLQPLVMNTGQAVGMVAALSVEKNCDPQNLNVHDVQEALIGDRQAPAAVIPLFNLSVDHPEWLKWQRYYLDNPDEYPQSGHCPVDVSLAKLPLAKNQLVYSGEFQKNVNQTYQLICRELGKSIQVITERPEVAEQLIDFNHSQKVTLGGRYNPAGNWLVVEAVSQD encoded by the coding sequence ATGGGCACTGCGACAAAATCCCTCAGCCAATTAACCACAGACATCTTGGTGGTGGGAGGGGGCACTGGGGGCACAGCGGCGGCAATCCAGGCGGCTCGGCGGGGCGTAAAAACTATTCTCGTCAGTGAATGGCCCTGGTTGGGGGGTATGTTAACCTCCGCGGGGGTGTCTGCTCCCGATGGCAATGAATTAGCCGCTTGGCAAACAGGATTATGGGGGCAGTTTTTAAGGGCATTAAAAGCCCAACAACCGGGAGGTTTAGACCATGGTTGGGTAAGTTTATTTACCTTTGACCCCCGTCTAGGGGCCAAGATTTTTGCTGACTGGGTGGCAGAATTACCCAATTTGACTTGGATTGCCAATCAGTGCCCTATGGAAGTGGTAAAAAATGGCGATCGCCTGGTGGGGGTGAGGTTTCCAGACTATGAAATTCGGGCCAAGCTAATTCTCGATGGTACAGAATTGGGAGATTTACTAGCTTTGGGGGACATTGACCACCGTTGGGGTTGGGATTGGCAGGATAAATTCGATGAGCCCAGTTGCCCCGCTGCTCCCAATGAGATGACAAAAGAATATCCAATACAGTCTCCCACGTGGGTATTTTTGCTCAGAAAAACAATAAATAATCAGACAAATATCATTGCTGAACCCACCATTGATGTGAGCCACAATTTCACCACTACTTGGCAAAACCATGGGGAAAAGGAATTTCTAACCTATGGTCAATTACCTGGGGAACATTACATGGTTAACTGGCCGATCGCCGGCAACGATTACGGTAAAAATTTAGACCGCTTATTGGGCAGTGAAAAGGAAAAGCAAACCTATTTACGGGAGGCCTACCAATATAGCTATGCCTACGCCCATTATTTACAACAGCATCACTCGGAAAGTTTGGAATTAGCCACGGGGATTTTTCCACAAATGGACAATCTTTCCACGGCCTTTGCTCTCCATCCTTACTATCGAGAAAGTCGCCGATTAAAGGGTCAACAAGTTATTACAGAAAGGGATATTTTGCCCCAGGGCCAGGTAGCTTCCTTGCCAATTCATAGCCACAAAGTTACTAGCATTGCGGTGGGTAATTATGCCAATGACCATCACTACCCTGGTTATGAATTTCCCCTCAGTCCTAAATCTTTAATCTGGGGTGGACGGTGGACAGGAACTCCTTTTACCATTCCCTTTCAAGCCCTTTTATCCCCAACGGTGGGAGGCTATTTACCCTGTGAAAAGAATATTTCGGTCAGTCATATGGCCAATGGCAGTACCCGTTTACAACCTTTAGTGATGAACACAGGGCAAGCAGTGGGTATGGTCGCAGCTTTAAGTGTGGAAAAAAATTGTGATCCCCAGAATTTAAATGTCCACGATGTACAGGAAGCTCTCATTGGCGATCGCCAGGCTCCAGCAGCGGTTATTCCCCTATTTAACCTTAGTGTTGATCATCCTGAATGGCTAAAATGGCAAAGGTATTATTTGGATAATCCCGATGAATATCCGCAGTCTGGCCATTGTCCAGTGGATGTTAGTCTAGCCAAATTACCCTTGGCAAAAAACCAATTAGTTTACAGCGGTGAATTCCAAAAAAATGTTAACCAAACCTACCAACTAATCTGTCGAGAATTGGGTAAATCTATACAGGTAATTACAGAACGACCGGAAGTAGCAGAACAATTAATCGACTTTAACCATAGCCAAAAGGTTACCCTCGGAGGCCGTTATAATCCTGCAGGCAACTGGTTAGTGGTGGAGGCCGTCAGTCAGGATTAA